A part of Legionella sainthelensi genomic DNA contains:
- a CDS encoding ArnT family glycosyltransferase, translating to MNSSKSSHPFLILILLLLLLRIFFMFKSNLLVEEAYYWNYSNHLDFSFLDHPPMVAILIKLGTLIFGTNEWGVRFATIPCWILTCYFSFKLTTLIRKDAGLYAVVLLSIMPFFLYTL from the coding sequence ATGAATAGTAGTAAATCTTCGCATCCCTTTTTGATTTTAATCTTACTTCTTCTTTTACTACGAATATTCTTTATGTTCAAATCCAATTTATTAGTTGAAGAAGCATATTATTGGAATTATTCGAACCATCTTGATTTTAGTTTTCTAGATCATCCGCCTATGGTTGCCATTTTAATCAAATTAGGAACTTTAATTTTTGGTACAAATGAATGGGGAGTACGTTTTGCGACTATTCCTTGCTGGATCTTAACCTGTTACTTTAGCTTTAAATTAACAACATTAATACGAAAGGATGCGGGATTGTATGCAGTAGTATTGCTCTCTATAATGCCATTCTTTTTATACACTCTCTAG
- a CDS encoding class I SAM-dependent methyltransferase encodes MSDELINFKAIQKASWGLFAPLEMLTTLVAPKLIQFSGLQAHAHILDVGCGTGVTAITAARMGVQVSALDLSPTLLEKAELNAQLAQVAIDFKEGDVEQLPYPDANFDMVLSQFGHMFAPNAQKAIDEMLRVLKPGGIIAFSTWPAEHFVGQLFVLVSKYNPPPDTIDLPTKWGEPEYVKYRLGNRVTNGCFDYGTMPVPTMSLGHYLNSIEKSLGPVANLLKRFGSDSYEMNQFRIEVCNIAENYYRDNILHQTYMMYRATKLN; translated from the coding sequence ATGTCTGATGAGTTAATAAATTTTAAAGCGATACAAAAAGCCAGTTGGGGACTATTTGCTCCTCTAGAAATGCTCACCACCCTCGTTGCTCCGAAATTGATTCAATTTTCTGGGCTCCAGGCTCATGCTCATATTTTAGACGTAGGATGCGGAACAGGAGTAACTGCGATTACAGCTGCTCGTATGGGTGTCCAGGTGTCCGCTCTTGATTTAAGTCCTACTTTATTAGAAAAAGCAGAATTAAATGCACAGCTAGCTCAAGTTGCTATTGATTTTAAAGAGGGCGATGTAGAACAACTACCTTATCCTGATGCAAATTTCGATATGGTTTTAAGCCAGTTCGGTCATATGTTTGCTCCGAATGCACAAAAAGCAATCGATGAAATGCTTAGAGTTTTAAAACCTGGAGGTATTATAGCATTTTCGACATGGCCCGCAGAACATTTTGTTGGTCAATTGTTTGTATTGGTCAGTAAGTATAATCCTCCCCCGGATACCATTGATCTACCAACAAAGTGGGGAGAACCTGAATATGTTAAATATCGGTTAGGCAACCGTGTAACAAATGGATGTTTTGATTATGGTACAATGCCGGTACCAACGATGAGTCTGGGACATTATTTGAATTCTATTGAAAAAAGCCTCGGACCTGTGGCAAATCTACTAAAACGCTTTGGAAGCGATTCATATGAAATGAATCAATTTCGAATTGAAGTCTGTAATATTGCTGAAAACTATTATCGCGATAACATCCTTCATCAGACCTATATGATGTATCGGGCAACCAAACTTAATTAA
- the pilM gene encoding type IV pilus assembly protein PilM, translating to MLQLLQPQHRSTLGIDITSTAVKILEISGKNGDLVIENYGRELLPPNAMDGNVIKDLDAVSQCVKKIVDRLHTPCKQAALAVPDAAIISKVVQINEGLNDEEMEELIATEADKYIPYPIEEINLDFEVLGPYPKNPHLLDVLIVASRAENVNQRVGIATAAGLEAVVVDVESYAVERAAQRIVSDLPGLGKEKTIAIIDIGACYTHLFVLHKMKLVYSREEKFGDKQLIESIAEHYKITLEEATVARDKKQLPSNYETEVLEPFKENILLQIKRTLQFFYSTNPEGEVDHILLAGGLARLPGLVTLVKDRLGKAAAIANPLSYMTPSKKIHLDDINNDAPALMVACGLALRNVE from the coding sequence ATGCTTCAATTATTGCAACCCCAGCATCGTTCAACTCTTGGAATAGACATAACATCTACAGCAGTCAAAATATTAGAAATTTCAGGTAAGAATGGTGATCTTGTTATTGAGAATTACGGACGTGAACTATTGCCACCCAATGCAATGGATGGAAATGTTATCAAGGATCTCGATGCAGTCTCTCAATGTGTTAAAAAAATAGTTGACCGATTGCATACTCCGTGTAAGCAAGCTGCATTGGCTGTGCCAGATGCGGCGATCATTAGTAAAGTAGTGCAAATTAATGAAGGCTTAAATGATGAGGAGATGGAGGAGCTTATCGCGACTGAGGCTGATAAATATATTCCTTATCCAATTGAAGAAATTAATCTAGATTTCGAGGTTTTGGGACCCTATCCGAAAAACCCACATTTACTTGATGTGCTTATCGTTGCTTCGCGAGCAGAAAATGTCAACCAGCGTGTTGGAATAGCTACGGCTGCGGGTTTAGAGGCTGTAGTAGTAGATGTTGAATCTTACGCAGTGGAGCGAGCAGCACAACGAATAGTTTCAGATTTACCAGGACTTGGTAAAGAAAAGACAATTGCTATTATTGATATTGGGGCATGTTATACTCATTTATTCGTATTGCATAAAATGAAATTAGTTTATTCTCGAGAAGAAAAATTTGGTGATAAGCAATTAATTGAATCAATTGCAGAGCACTATAAAATAACCTTAGAGGAGGCAACAGTTGCTAGGGATAAAAAGCAATTACCTTCTAATTATGAAACAGAAGTTTTAGAGCCTTTTAAAGAAAATATCTTGTTGCAGATTAAGAGGACGTTGCAGTTTTTTTATTCTACAAACCCAGAAGGAGAGGTTGATCATATTCTATTGGCTGGGGGATTAGCAAGATTACCAGGCTTAGTTACTCTAGTTAAAGACCGATTAGGAAAAGCAGCTGCTATCGCTAATCCACTTTCATATATGACCCCAAGTAAAAAAATCCATTTAGATGACATAAATAATGATGCGCCCGCACTAATGGTTGCTTGTGGTTTAGCATTAAGAAATGTAGAGTGA
- a CDS encoding PilN domain-containing protein, whose amino-acid sequence MTQINLLPWREQKREQEKKVFMVLFCIVIVISIFVVFLINTYASDLVSNQLVRNQMLQDEIAAMNNQLNEIKSLKKTRELFISRMFIVQHLQSTRTLMVHLFDELINVMPSGIYLTKVEGKNDILTVTGYTESNTYVSILMKNIENNEWIHSPVLSEIKKEDRQEPANNEFKLNFVLTPQFQLGIIR is encoded by the coding sequence ATGACACAAATTAATCTTCTTCCTTGGCGTGAACAAAAGCGGGAGCAAGAAAAAAAGGTGTTCATGGTTTTATTTTGCATAGTTATAGTAATTTCAATATTTGTCGTGTTTTTAATTAATACTTATGCGTCTGATTTAGTGAGTAATCAACTGGTTCGAAATCAGATGCTGCAAGATGAAATAGCGGCTATGAATAACCAGCTAAACGAAATTAAAAGCTTGAAAAAAACTAGAGAGCTGTTCATCTCTAGAATGTTTATAGTTCAGCATTTACAATCAACTAGGACATTAATGGTTCATTTATTTGATGAGTTAATTAATGTAATGCCTTCTGGCATTTATTTAACAAAGGTAGAAGGGAAAAATGATATTCTCACTGTCACTGGGTATACTGAATCGAACACCTACGTTTCAATTTTAATGAAAAATATAGAGAATAATGAATGGATACATTCTCCTGTTCTGAGTGAAATTAAGAAGGAAGACAGGCAGGAGCCTGCTAATAATGAATTTAAGTTAAATTTTGTACTTACCCCTCAATTCCAGCTGGGAATTATACGATGA
- a CDS encoding type 4a pilus biogenesis protein PilO — protein sequence MNGINLSELTLENVGQWPLVVKIGMLLGTSLLIIALGYWLIIQDNFTQFDTLKQQETTLKADFENKQRQLYNLPAYRAQLKTLADRFALVLTQLPEKNEMPGLLEEISKTGVASGLRFELFAPQPEVVHDFYIELPIKISVVGTYFQLAMFISRVAEMTRIVTLHDFSIEGVSSKDHKVISEDELVMNITAKIYRYRAQ from the coding sequence ATGAACGGTATTAATCTTAGTGAATTAACCTTGGAAAATGTAGGACAATGGCCACTAGTAGTAAAAATTGGAATGCTTTTAGGTACGAGCTTATTAATTATCGCATTGGGATATTGGCTTATTATTCAAGATAATTTTACTCAGTTTGATACACTAAAACAGCAAGAAACAACTTTAAAAGCAGATTTTGAAAACAAACAACGTCAGCTGTATAATTTACCGGCTTATCGTGCCCAATTAAAGACGTTGGCTGACCGCTTTGCTTTGGTGCTTACGCAGCTCCCTGAAAAAAATGAAATGCCTGGTTTACTTGAAGAAATTTCCAAGACAGGAGTCGCATCAGGTTTAAGGTTTGAGTTATTTGCTCCTCAACCAGAGGTAGTTCATGATTTTTATATAGAATTACCAATAAAAATTTCAGTAGTAGGGACTTATTTTCAATTAGCAATGTTTATAAGTCGAGTGGCTGAAATGACAAGAATTGTTACCTTACATGATTTTAGTATTGAAGGAGTATCTTCTAAAGATCATAAGGTTATTTCAGAGGATGAATTGGTGATGAATATTACCGCAAAAATATATCGATATCGCGCACAATGA
- a CDS encoding pilus assembly protein PilP, with product MRNKRICCICFLSLLLVACTDDNEDLVNYINEVKQRKTREIEPLPSFAPLPSFKFPDNGSRRSPFKPISQKKEVDVNAPDKNRPKQPLEAFPLDALKFVGILKQDNEIWALIELPNKGVTPVRTGDYMGQNYGRIVSIKNDSIELIETTQSSGKWEKHRTKIELYTGK from the coding sequence ATGAGAAACAAAAGAATTTGTTGTATCTGTTTCTTATCCTTATTACTGGTTGCCTGTACTGATGATAATGAGGATTTAGTAAACTACATTAATGAAGTAAAACAGAGGAAAACACGGGAAATTGAACCACTTCCTTCATTTGCTCCGTTGCCTTCTTTTAAATTTCCAGATAATGGTAGTAGGCGTAGTCCCTTTAAGCCCATTTCTCAAAAAAAAGAGGTTGATGTAAATGCGCCGGATAAAAATAGGCCGAAACAACCTTTGGAGGCTTTTCCTCTTGATGCATTAAAATTTGTAGGTATTTTGAAACAAGATAATGAAATATGGGCCTTAATTGAGCTACCTAACAAGGGAGTAACTCCAGTTCGAACTGGTGATTATATGGGACAAAATTATGGTCGTATTGTGTCCATAAAGAATGATTCGATAGAGTTAATTGAAACCACTCAAAGCTCGGGAAAATGGGAAAAACACAGAACTAAAATTGAGCTATATACTGGGAAGTAG